A segment of the Amycolatopsis thermophila genome:
GCCGTTGGCGGTGATCGGCTCGTCGCTGCCGGGGGGCGGGGCCTGCGTGGTGGTCGGGGCCGCGGCGGCCTGCTGGACGACCCGCGACGGCGTGGCGCCGTAGTCGCTGCCGACGAGCACGACGACGTGCCCGGAGGTCACCGTCGGGTCGGCCTCGACGGTCGCGCCGGAGCCCAGCGCGTCGGCGACCTGCTGTGCCGCGGCCTGGCCGCCGGCCGGGTAGCGGACGACGGTGGCCTTCCGCGACGTCGTGTTCGACGTCTCACCGCCGGTGAAGCCCTTGCTCGTCAGGCTCTGCAGGACGGTCGAGGCGAGGCCTTCGCGCCCGGTTCCGTTGCGGACGTCCACGGTGGTCGCCGATTTGGCGGGGCCGGCGTCGGCTTGCTGCGCGGCCTGCGCCGGCGCGGACGTGCTCTGCACGAACTGGCGGATCTGGTTCGGGTCGACCTGGATCGCCTGGCCGTCCTCCGGCGTGCTGTAGTCCATGTTGACCACTGGGATCGTGTGGAACTCGAGCTGGCCGCCGGTGAGGCCCTTGAGCTGCTGGGCGAAGGCCAGGATGTCCCAGCCCTGGTTGAGCACGACGGACTTCTTGATCGCGTCGGTCAGGCTGCTGAGCTTGCCGGGGTCGGCGAGGGTGCCGGCGGAGAGCACCTTGCGCGCCATGCCGGCCATGAACACCTGCTGGCGGACGACCCGGTCCAGGTCGCCGCGCGGCAGGCCGTGCCGCTGGCGGACGAACTCCAGCGCCTCGACGCCGGAGATGGTGTGCTGGCCCTTGGTGAACTTGGCGCCCGAGTACGGGTCGTTGACGTCGTCCTTGAGGCACACGTCGACGCCGCCGATGGCCTTGGTGATCTCGGAGAAGCCGAGCAGGTTGACCGACGCGTAGTTGTCGATGTTCGAGCCGGTCAGCTTCTCGACGGTCTGGATGAGGGTCTTGGCACCGGCCTGGTTGCTCTGCACCTCGATGGTCTTGGCGTCGGTTTCGCCCTCGTCCTGCAGTTTCTTGCGCTCGGCCGCCTTCGCCCTCGCGTACGCCGAGTTGATCTTGTGCTGGCCGAAGCCCGGGATGCTGACGTAGGAGTCGCGCGGGAGCGAGATCGCGACGGCTTTGCTGCCGTCGTTGGGGATGTGGACCATGATCAGCGTGTCGGTGTTCTCCTCACCGTCCGCGACACCGGCGCGGAGCTGGGCGAGGAGGTCTTCCGGCAGCGGGTTGCCCTGCGCGTCGGTGCGGCTGTCCATGCCGACCAGCAGGATGTCGCGGGCGCCGTCGGCAGGCTGGTTGGCGTCGATCACGTCGGTGGTGGTGAGCCCGTTGACCAGGCCCTGCATGGCGGCCCACGAGTAGCCGGTGAGGCTCATGACCAGCAGCGAGACCAGGCCGACGGCGATCTTCGCGCCGCGGTGGTTCCGGTGCGGCTTGCGCGGTGGCGGCGGGCGGCGACGGGCCTGGGGCG
Coding sequences within it:
- a CDS encoding LCP family protein, yielding MDDPRYERGSGRPARPRQPRQVDARHEGPVRRAPADRAAPRRIPGDRTAAGRTPADRAAGRTAAARTPGNRTSAGRPPASRERRPPPQARRRPPPPRKPHRNHRGAKIAVGLVSLLVMSLTGYSWAAMQGLVNGLTTTDVIDANQPADGARDILLVGMDSRTDAQGNPLPEDLLAQLRAGVADGEENTDTLIMVHIPNDGSKAVAISLPRDSYVSIPGFGQHKINSAYARAKAAERKKLQDEGETDAKTIEVQSNQAGAKTLIQTVEKLTGSNIDNYASVNLLGFSEITKAIGGVDVCLKDDVNDPYSGAKFTKGQHTISGVEALEFVRQRHGLPRGDLDRVVRQQVFMAGMARKVLSAGTLADPGKLSSLTDAIKKSVVLNQGWDILAFAQQLKGLTGGQLEFHTIPVVNMDYSTPEDGQAIQVDPNQIRQFVQSTSAPAQAAQQADAGPAKSATTVDVRNGTGREGLASTVLQSLTSKGFTGGETSNTTSRKATVVRYPAGGQAAAQQVADALGSGATVEADPTVTSGHVVVLVGSDYGATPSRVVQQAAAAPTTTQAPPPGSDEPITANGITCVN